The sequence TTTATGTGGTCATGCAGTCAAAAGAGATCAAAAAGGTCTTGACGATATCCATGGAATCCAGATATGAAGTGTCAGAATTTGCAAGCAGTACATGAACGCAGTAGGACATAATGTTAGGCTCCTAACATAAATGTTTGATGTCAATGATATCAAAATTGCACTAATATTCCACACACGGGAATCCATGCTATGCTCTGGTATGAAAATAAGATATGTTGTTTAAAAAAAGACAAAAGGTGAATTCAAAAAATCATATTCCATCACTCGATGAGCTGATATATTTGAAAATCATATTATAAATCGGGTTCCTATTCACAAATCTTGAGTTGATATCTTTGAAAAGTCAAGGATGTCTCCAAGAATTTGAAGATAGCAAATAGCAAGTATATAACAGTGGGTTGGCGAGGAGGATACACAAGTATTGGGCATCCTGAAAAGGAGAATTGAACTAGCTGAAAACACATCATCAAACTTCAGCTTCAACAGGAAATAGCTTAAACAACAATTTTACCTTCGTACAAAACACATCTGCAGGCCCAGATATATGACCTGAAAGAGTCCAGCCCTGGTCAGAGGCAGTTATCTCATGGAGACATCTGGAGATATCATCCCCAAAAGTTTTTGATATAAGAGGCAAAGGGGATGAAGAAAATTCTGTGTATAGCAGCTCATCTTCGCTGTGTTAATAAAACAGGCATGTCAATATGTGACATAAAAGTAAATTTGTAATAAATGTAGAAATTAATACATCAAGCGTAGCACAGTAGATAACCTGTCATTATCAAGCAGTCTGAGTGAAATCTGTGGATGAATAAGCGCAATTTGAAGGACACACTTCTTCACATGATGTAGTTCTCTTTTCTCACTAAAAAGATATTATACAGCTACATATCAATCAAATAATATATTGAGCAAAGCTGTGAATACAAAGACATCTCTGCACACAAACAGTAGCAACAATTATCACATACCTAGATTGCATTTGTTTCCTCCGTACTGGTTGATTGTAAAAAAGCTCCCGAACAACGACTGCAAAATTGAAAGGCCTGATAACTAGCCCTCATAACATCATAAATATATAACTAACAGTCACAACCAGGGACTTGAATAGACTGTTACCATCTAACACTATGTACTATTACAAATATACAGGCACTACTCTGTTTCAAGGAGAAAATAGAACATTTACCAGTAGTGCCGACAACTTCCCTCTTGTCATCTATCCCCAGATGTAAGCATTTAGATCCCTATGCAATTGTCAAAAGAACTCAGATGCACTAACCATGAATAAATCAAGATTAAAGAAACTCAGTGCTAAGATCAAGCCTTTATTATCTTGCAATATGAATTTGGTCTCCCACGAGCTTTCGTCCTGACTTCAACCACAGAGATATCAGAAAGTGATGCGAGTGCTTCACCATTTAGTCCAAAACTTCTAAAACTGAGCTCCTCGTCGACCATCACATGAAATTTGGATGTTGCTGTTATACAGTTATAGTAAAAGCAAAGTATGTATCATTAGCACAGTTGAACCAAATGATGCCATTGGGTATTTTTAGCCTTTCAGAACCTACACACATATCAGGTAATGAGCCTATACTTACGAATATCCATGTGACACCATCCATCGGCAGCTGCCTTTAGGGGTGTTATATGTGTCCATGGAATTGCTTTGGGCTCCCCTGAATATGGAGAACTGTCAGAATTTTCTGTACAAAAATATTTTTAAATGCACTAATTGATCAACTTGTTATCATAAATTGGATCTGCCATTGGCCAGTTTGCAGTATGCAACTGTATACCTAATAATTGCATATGGGCGAGACATCTCAGAACTGACAAAATTATCAAACATCATCTTACCTGTGGTCCCTGATGAAAATAGAATATTGGTGAATGCATAGGCATGTTGGTTAACAGCAGTGTAATTTTCAGCCCTGCAATTTTTTTCTGGTTCAGTCAGTGAATGTCCTATAGCATCAAGTTATTCCAAGGAAACTAGGTGGATTTCATGAGTTAACTAATTTATTTTCGTATTGCTTAACCAATAAGTATGAGAGATCATATAAAGCAAGATCATGTTGGAAAAAAAAATAATACATACGATGGGTCCTCCCAAACGAAGATTTCTGCTCATATTTTGGATCTGTAGGGTCCACAGGATAACCCGAACGGGCGAAGTAAACATGAGCATACAAAGAGCCATTATGCTTGAGAGCCTGTAACAGTACATACACAAAATTCAAAAGAAATAGACCATAAATGCATGAAATAATGTTTAATGTACTGTAGTTAGTAGCCTACCTCTGACGGATAGTATGTTAATGACCGTGTTCTAGTACTGGTAGGTCCCCAGACTGCATATGGTATGTTTGCCTCGT is a genomic window of Zea mays cultivar B73 chromosome 5, Zm-B73-REFERENCE-NAM-5.0, whole genome shotgun sequence containing:
- the LOC103625895 gene encoding DNA mismatch repair protein MLH3, producing MQSSEKRELHHVKKCVLQIALIHPQISLRLLDNDSEDELLYTEFSSSPLPLISKTFGDDISRCLHEITASDQGWTLSGHISGPADVFCTKDAQYLCILLANPLLYTCYLLSSNSWRHP